A region from the Microcoleus sp. FACHB-672 genome encodes:
- a CDS encoding Npun_R2479 family HD domain-containing metalloprotein — protein MFNGTELLISAFVEKLQTGYKRTYGGYKPDYADIIAWAGNMALENIANSDALYHNVEHTILVTLVGQEILRGKHIREGGVSCEDWLHFTISLLCHDIGYVKGVCRQDKDAERLYATGIDGKLVNLPVGSTDASLTPYHVDRGKLFINERFGGHLLIDAEVIKGNIELTRFPVPKDEDHQDTINYPGLVRAADLIGQLSDPRYLQKISALFYEFVETGQDKILGYRHPGDLRKNYPKFYWNVVYPYIQDALLYLDLTQEGKQILANLYANVFRVEHETPSPAKVAVAA, from the coding sequence ATGTTTAATGGCACAGAACTCCTGATAAGCGCCTTTGTTGAAAAATTGCAGACTGGCTACAAACGCACCTACGGGGGGTACAAGCCAGACTATGCAGATATTATTGCTTGGGCCGGCAACATGGCCTTAGAAAATATCGCAAACAGCGACGCCCTTTATCACAACGTCGAACATACAATCTTAGTCACCTTAGTCGGGCAGGAAATTTTGCGAGGCAAGCACATCCGTGAAGGAGGGGTTTCCTGCGAAGATTGGCTGCACTTCACTATTTCTTTGTTATGCCATGACATCGGATATGTTAAAGGTGTTTGCCGGCAAGACAAAGACGCAGAAAGGTTATACGCCACCGGCATTGATGGCAAATTAGTGAACTTGCCGGTAGGCTCAACCGATGCCAGTCTTACACCTTATCATGTGGATCGGGGCAAACTTTTTATTAACGAAAGGTTTGGGGGTCACCTGCTAATAGATGCTGAGGTGATCAAGGGTAATATTGAACTCACGCGTTTCCCTGTACCCAAAGATGAAGATCATCAAGATACCATCAACTATCCGGGACTGGTTCGCGCTGCCGATCTGATCGGTCAGTTAAGCGATCCGCGCTACTTACAAAAGATTAGCGCTCTCTTTTACGAATTTGTAGAAACCGGCCAGGATAAAATATTAGGATATCGCCATCCCGGAGATTTACGAAAGAACTACCCGAAGTTTTACTGGAACGTTGTTTATCCTTACATTCAGGACGCACTTCTTTATTTAGACCTTACGCAAGAGGGAAAACAAATTCTCGCTAACCTCTATGCGAATGTATTCCGGGTGGAACATGAAACGCCGTCGCCAGCAAAGGTGGCAGTTGCTGCCTAG
- the ureE gene encoding urease accessory protein UreE, translating into MLTLTQRLPANPGAIVMLTLALTAEERCRSRYRLETPELSVSLQLPRGTVLHDGDLLQPANGEQFVRVVAKPEPVYTVSGQTPLDLLRAAYHLGNRHVPLEITSTYLKLAPDPVLRSMLEQLGIEVREEISPFQPEAGAYGHSH; encoded by the coding sequence ATGTTAACGCTCACACAACGGTTGCCGGCAAACCCAGGGGCAATTGTGATGTTAACCCTTGCTCTCACAGCCGAGGAACGCTGTCGTAGCCGCTACCGGCTGGAAACGCCTGAGCTATCAGTATCGCTGCAACTGCCACGAGGAACGGTGTTACACGATGGCGATCTTTTGCAACCGGCAAATGGTGAGCAGTTCGTGCGAGTTGTGGCCAAACCAGAGCCGGTGTACACTGTGAGCGGTCAAACTCCCTTAGATTTGTTGCGTGCTGCCTATCATTTGGGCAATCGTCATGTGCCTTTAGAAATCACATCCACTTATTTAAAATTAGCACCCGATCCGGTACTGCGGTCAATGCTAGAGCAACTGGGGATTGAGGTGCGGGAGGAAATATCGCCCTTTCAGCCGGAAGCCGGTGCTTATGGGCATAGTCATTGA
- a CDS encoding urease accessory protein UreF, giving the protein MPHSPFMLNNLALLNLLQLASPTLPVGAYSYSEGLETLVSNGTIDSRQSLENWILHSLKSGGIRLEAAMMVRAYRAAEVGDLDGLKYWNAWATAARETEELRQQSLQMGSALNRLLRAMQPQLDVCLSACGNPCNFAMAFGIAAQFWQIDCEAAVLGYLHSWASNLIGAGVKLIPLGQTAGQQLLLSLYPNLIAATQEILCWEDDDLSVCSWGLSLASMNHETLYTRLFRS; this is encoded by the coding sequence ATGCCCCATTCCCCATTCATGTTAAATAATTTAGCACTTTTAAATTTGTTACAGTTGGCGAGTCCGACGTTGCCAGTGGGAGCTTATAGCTATTCGGAAGGACTAGAAACGCTAGTTAGTAATGGTACGATTGACAGCCGGCAGAGTTTAGAAAACTGGATATTGCACTCTCTAAAATCTGGGGGAATTCGGCTGGAAGCAGCAATGATGGTACGTGCTTATCGGGCTGCTGAAGTTGGGGATCTGGATGGCTTAAAATATTGGAATGCTTGGGCAACAGCGGCAAGAGAAACGGAAGAGTTGCGGCAGCAAAGTTTGCAGATGGGAAGTGCTTTAAACCGGCTGCTTAGGGCAATGCAGCCGCAGTTGGATGTTTGCTTGAGTGCTTGCGGGAATCCTTGTAATTTTGCAATGGCTTTTGGGATCGCGGCTCAATTTTGGCAGATTGATTGTGAAGCGGCTGTGCTAGGTTATCTACACAGTTGGGCGTCCAATTTAATCGGTGCCGGTGTTAAACTGATTCCCCTCGGTCAAACTGCCGGCCAACAGTTATTACTGAGTTTATATCCAAATTTAATTGCAGCTACTCAAGAAATTTTATGCTGGGAAGATGACGATTTAAGCGTTTGTAGTTGGGGCTTGTCTCTGGCGAGTATGAACCATGAAACGCTTTACACTCGGCTATTTCGTAGTTAA
- a CDS encoding GNAT family N-acetyltransferase, protein MDESTLAQLKRISQSVNLVAAQGREVVTVGPFQALLDPSTDMIWLNYAVPIAPLGSAREVAEALTELRRVFADRHRTIRFEFIEALWPALPGALEEAGLQLQGRQPLMLCTPADFQPFNAPDVRVQRLTNTDKDILTEYLSIQSESFNSGEANEFPSTEMVEQLREHLQRGSWRCAMATLEGMPAGGGCITPLEGLCELVGVGTLPSMRRRGVAATLCSFLVQDHFDCGGDLVWLSAGDAVSQALYQKIGFSVVNTQLNYIDAEKNLAT, encoded by the coding sequence ATGGATGAATCCACACTTGCTCAATTAAAGCGAATCTCACAAAGTGTCAACTTAGTAGCAGCACAAGGACGGGAAGTGGTTACAGTTGGGCCTTTTCAAGCACTGCTCGATCCGTCTACAGATATGATTTGGCTCAACTATGCGGTTCCCATCGCCCCGTTAGGAAGCGCTAGAGAGGTTGCTGAAGCACTGACAGAACTGCGGCGTGTGTTTGCTGATCGCCACCGTACCATCCGCTTTGAGTTTATAGAGGCACTTTGGCCGGCACTTCCTGGGGCATTAGAAGAGGCCGGTTTGCAGCTACAGGGACGTCAACCGCTGATGCTGTGTACACCTGCTGATTTCCAACCATTTAACGCCCCTGATGTGCGGGTGCAACGGCTCACTAACACCGACAAAGATATTCTCACAGAGTATTTATCCATACAAAGCGAAAGTTTCAACTCTGGAGAGGCCAATGAATTTCCATCTACAGAGATGGTCGAGCAGTTGCGCGAACATTTGCAGCGTGGCAGTTGGCGATGCGCGATGGCAACTCTTGAGGGAATGCCGGCAGGCGGTGGCTGTATAACGCCCTTGGAAGGGCTTTGTGAGCTTGTCGGTGTCGGGACATTACCCTCGATGCGTCGGCGGGGTGTGGCGGCTACGCTGTGCAGCTTTCTGGTGCAAGATCATTTTGACTGTGGGGGCGATTTGGTTTGGCTTTCTGCCGGCGATGCTGTTTCTCAAGCACTTTACCAAAAGATTGGATTTAGCGTGGTCAATACGCAGTTAAACTATATTGATGCGGAGAAAAATCTTGCTACTTAA
- the ureG gene encoding urease accessory protein UreG, whose amino-acid sequence MSAFRVGIAGPVGSGKTALVDALCKAMRQQYKIAVVTNDIYTQEDAQFLVRSQALEQERIVGVETGGCPHTAIREDASINLVAIEQLEVRFSDLDLVFVESGGDNLASTFSPELVDLTIYVIDVAAGDKIPRKGGPGITKSDLLVINKIDLAPYVGADLGVMERDTKRMRGEKPFVFANLKSQEGLKIVVNFIRYHLS is encoded by the coding sequence ATGAGTGCATTTCGTGTAGGAATTGCCGGCCCTGTTGGATCGGGAAAAACTGCTTTAGTTGATGCTTTATGCAAGGCGATGCGGCAGCAGTACAAAATTGCGGTTGTTACGAATGATATTTACACCCAAGAAGACGCTCAATTTTTGGTTCGCTCTCAAGCGTTAGAACAGGAACGCATTGTAGGAGTAGAAACCGGCGGCTGTCCCCATACTGCTATTCGCGAGGATGCTTCGATTAATTTGGTGGCGATTGAACAGTTGGAGGTGCGGTTTTCAGACTTAGATTTAGTATTTGTAGAAAGTGGGGGAGATAATCTCGCCTCAACGTTCAGTCCTGAGTTAGTTGATTTAACGATTTATGTGATTGATGTGGCTGCCGGCGACAAAATTCCTCGCAAAGGTGGCCCTGGAATTACCAAGTCAGATTTGCTAGTTATTAATAAGATTGACTTGGCTCCTTATGTTGGGGCCGACTTGGGTGTAATGGAACGCGATACTAAAAGAATGAGAGGAGAAAAACCGTTTGTTTTTGCTAATTTAAAAAGTCAGGAAGGACTAAAAATTGTGGTTAACTTTATCCGTTATCATCTAAGCTAA